The genomic DNA CTGTGCGGTAAAATTATAGTCGGTTACATCAGAAAAGTGTTTGACTAAAAAGTCATTGACTACCGCTGCCATATCGGTTGGGAAAAGTTTTTGTTTCTCTGCACGAACGATTTCAGTTAATTTTTCTGTATGAACCAGGTTGTTTTGTAATGTTAATAACCGATAGCCACGCGGAACCCCTTCACGAGATTCCAACTTCACATATCCCCTTTTCTGAATAGTAGCAATGATGGGTGCATAGGTAGATGGACGCCCGATTTCTTTGTCTTCTAAGTCTCTTACCAAAGTGGCCTCAGTATACCGAGCAGGTGGATTGGTGAACCGTTCTCTGGCCAACATTTTGTCCAAAGTGAGTGGTTGGCCTATGTGGAGGGGAGGCAACATCGCTTTGGCCTCATCGGATGCTTCTTCATCTACTTGATCACGTACATATGCCTTTAGAAAGCCTTCAAACTTTAATACCTCTCCTGTTGCAATTAGTAGTTGGTCTGTTGTAGAAATTTGAATGGTTGCTATGGTTTTTTCTATCTGTGCATCAGCCATTTGAGAAGCCATAGCTCGACGCCAAATGAGTTCATATAACCGTTGCTCATCTTTATGGCTACTAGCTACCTTTAATGAAAAATCAGTAGGCCGTATCGCTTCATGGGCTTCTTGTGCAGTAGATGATTTGGTGGCATATTTTCTGGCTTGGAAATAGGCGGCTCCATACGTTGTTGAGACCATTTCTGAGATGTTTTGAATGGCTTCTTGAGAAAGATTGACAGAGTCTGTTCGCATGTAAGAAATTTTACCTGTTTCATAAAGTTGTTGCGCCAGTACCATCGTGCGGTTCACTGAGTACCCCAGCTTTCTACTGGCCTCTTGTTGTAAGGTAGAAGTGGTAAAAGGGGGAGAGGGGGAGCGTTTTAATGCTTTGGTATCTAATGCTTGAATCGAGAAAAGGGCCTCTTTACATTTTTCTAAAAATGAAAAGGCCTCTTCTTCTGTTTTAAACTTCTCTGCACCATCTGCTTTTAACAATTGCCCTGTTGGTAAAATAAAAAAAGCAGATACAGCAAAATGAGCAGTCGACACAAAACGGTCAATAGCCCTTTCTCGTTCTACCACCATTCTGACCGCAACGGATTGCACGCGGCCTGCAGAAAGGCCTGGTTTAATCTTTTTCCATAATAATGGCGATAAGTCATAGCCTACTAGCCTATCTAAAACACGCCTGGCTTGCTGTGAATCGACTAAGGCTAAATCGATGGTACGTGGCTGTTTCAATGCGTTTAAAACAGCCATTTTGGTAATTTCTCTAAAAACAATTCGTTGCACTTGTTCATCTTTTAACTCAAGGGCTTCTTTTAAATGCCACGAAATAGATTCTCCTTCTCGGTCGTCGTCACTAGCTAAATATACACAGTCAGAACTACTGGCCAGTTTTTTTAGGTGTTGTACCACACGTTCCTTGCCAGGAGTGATTTCATAGATAGGCAAAAATCCTTGCTCCACGTTAATAGCGTTATTGCCCTTAATAAGGTCTCTGATATGACCATTCGAGGAGGCTA from Cardinium endosymbiont of Philonthus spinipes includes the following:
- the topA gene encoding type I DNA topoisomerase, producing the protein MAKNLVIVESPAKAKTIERYLGSNYQVASSNGHIRDLIKGNNAINVEQGFLPIYEITPGKERVVQHLKKLASSSDCVYLASDDDREGESISWHLKEALELKDEQVQRIVFREITKMAVLNALKQPRTIDLALVDSQQARRVLDRLVGYDLSPLLWKKIKPGLSAGRVQSVAVRMVVERERAIDRFVSTAHFAVSAFFILPTGQLLKADGAEKFKTEEEAFSFLEKCKEALFSIQALDTKALKRSPSPPFTTSTLQQEASRKLGYSVNRTMVLAQQLYETGKISYMRTDSVNLSQEAIQNISEMVSTTYGAAYFQARKYATKSSTAQEAHEAIRPTDFSLKVASSHKDEQRLYELIWRRAMASQMADAQIEKTIATIQISTTDQLLIATGEVLKFEGFLKAYVRDQVDEEASDEAKAMLPPLHIGQPLTLDKMLARERFTNPPARYTEATLVRDLEDKEIGRPSTYAPIIATIQKRGYVKLESREGVPRGYRLLTLQNNLVHTEKLTEIVRAEKQKLFPTDMAAVVNDFLVKHFSDVTDYNFTAQVEKELDKIAQGTKIWNQMLSEFYSGFYPKVQSTAGIDRSMVNYTRFLGKDPVTNASLVARLGKYGPLVQLGIEADGREEAPRFAGLRGNQRMETITLEEALELFKLPRVVGTFEALPLAINIGRFGPYIKHGNLFYSIPKTDDPFTINEPSAIAIIEAKRKADAEKLIKAFPVDPTIQILHGRWGPYIKHGKKHARIPKDVSDPTLLSLEECIGIVENNLKSKKSKKTP